A stretch of the Parabacteroides timonensis genome encodes the following:
- a CDS encoding DUF349 domain-containing protein has protein sequence MNDTHETNLPAEETGKLEETKAPEVTPENTAAEVEVTETVEEATANAVGKLSKEEILEKLTGLVNAAAEATRNEVEALKQAFYKIHRAEVEELKKAFLENEGEEKDFVVPEDEDENKLKELLAVYKEKRAAILAEEERVKAANYALKLQLIDQLKVLTESQDDFNKLYNDFKDIQQRWKEIKAVPQEHANELWKSYQTYTERFYDIIKINNQFRDYDFKKNLEMKTALCETVEKLQTEPDVVSAFHQLQKLHQQWREIGPVAKELREELWARFKAASTVINKRHQEHFESLKSKEQENLIAKTAICEEIEGIDFDALKTFKDWEDKNKEVIALQEKWKTIGFAPKKSNVKIFERFRAACDVYFNKKSAFYKSIKEDMEKNLELKKALCEKAEALKDSTEWKSTTEKMIALQKEWKTIGSVARKHSDAVWKRFISACDYFFEQKNKNVSSQKNVEQTNLAAKKELIEKIKNLDETLGADDAMTELKAMMAEWNTIGHVPFKEKDKIYKEYHEAVDSQFDRLKVDQSDRKMQSFRSNLSDMAGGERGKGKLYGEREKLMRMFERMKNELQTYENNIGFLSISSKGGGGLVKEMERKIEKLKDEMALIIKKIDAIDENLE, from the coding sequence ATGAATGACACTCATGAAACTAATTTGCCTGCTGAAGAAACCGGCAAATTGGAAGAAACTAAAGCACCGGAAGTAACTCCGGAAAACACTGCGGCTGAAGTAGAAGTAACCGAAACAGTGGAAGAAGCAACTGCTAATGCAGTCGGTAAATTATCAAAAGAAGAAATTCTGGAAAAATTGACCGGACTGGTAAATGCTGCTGCCGAAGCAACACGCAACGAAGTGGAAGCGTTGAAGCAGGCATTCTATAAAATCCATAGAGCCGAAGTAGAAGAATTGAAAAAGGCATTCCTTGAAAATGAAGGAGAAGAAAAGGATTTCGTAGTTCCCGAAGACGAAGATGAAAATAAACTGAAAGAGTTGCTGGCTGTTTACAAAGAAAAAAGAGCTGCAATCCTGGCAGAAGAAGAACGAGTGAAAGCTGCTAACTATGCACTGAAACTCCAATTGATAGACCAGTTAAAGGTTCTGACCGAAAGCCAGGACGACTTCAATAAATTATACAACGACTTTAAAGACATCCAACAAAGATGGAAAGAAATTAAGGCCGTACCACAGGAACATGCGAATGAACTGTGGAAAAGTTACCAGACTTACACAGAAAGATTCTACGACATAATCAAGATCAACAATCAGTTCCGCGATTATGACTTCAAGAAGAATCTGGAAATGAAAACCGCTTTATGCGAAACAGTTGAAAAACTGCAAACAGAACCGGATGTGGTATCTGCGTTCCACCAGTTACAGAAGTTGCATCAGCAATGGCGTGAAATTGGCCCGGTAGCAAAAGAATTGCGTGAAGAACTGTGGGCACGTTTCAAAGCGGCCTCAACAGTGATCAACAAACGCCATCAGGAGCATTTCGAATCGTTGAAATCGAAAGAACAGGAAAACCTGATCGCAAAGACAGCTATCTGCGAAGAAATTGAAGGTATTGATTTCGATGCTTTGAAAACATTCAAAGACTGGGAAGATAAGAACAAAGAAGTGATTGCCTTGCAGGAAAAATGGAAAACAATCGGTTTCGCTCCGAAAAAATCGAATGTAAAGATATTCGAACGTTTCCGTGCCGCCTGCGATGTTTATTTCAATAAGAAAAGTGCCTTCTATAAGAGTATCAAGGAAGATATGGAGAAGAATCTGGAGCTGAAAAAAGCGTTATGTGAAAAAGCAGAAGCATTGAAAGACAGCACAGAATGGAAGAGCACTACGGAGAAGATGATCGCACTCCAGAAGGAATGGAAAACAATCGGTTCGGTTGCACGCAAGCATTCGGATGCCGTTTGGAAACGTTTCATATCTGCCTGCGACTATTTCTTCGAACAAAAAAACAAGAACGTTTCTTCTCAAAAGAACGTAGAACAGACAAACCTGGCAGCCAAGAAAGAGCTGATCGAAAAGATCAAAAACTTAGACGAGACACTGGGTGCGGATGACGCGATGACCGAGTTGAAAGCGATGATGGCTGAATGGAATACGATCGGTCATGTTCCTTTCAAAGAAAAAGATAAGATCTATAAGGAATATCACGAAGCAGTAGACAGTCAGTTCGATCGTTTGAAAGTAGACCAGAGCGACCGTAAGATGCAGAGTTTCCGTAGCAATCTGAGCGACATGGCAGGTGGCGAACGTGGAAAAGGTAAGCTTTACGGCGAACGTGAAAAGCTGATGAGAATGTTTGAACGGATGAAAAACGAACTTCAGACATACGAAAACAACATCGGCTTCCTCAGCATCTCCTCGAAAGGCGGAGGTGGCCTGGTGAAAGAGATGGAGCGTAAGATCGAAAAGCTGAAAGATGAGATGGCACTCATTATCAAAAAAATCGATGCAATAGATGAAAATCTTGAATAA
- a CDS encoding sodium ion-translocating decarboxylase subunit beta, whose translation MNEIFQNLYDMTAFSNIIAEPQFLIMYAIAFILLYLGIKKQYEPLLLVPIAFGVLLANFPGGDMGVIQADENGLINVHGVMKNIWEMPLHDIAHELGIMNFIYYMLIKTGFLPPIIFMGVGALTDFGPMLRNLRLSIFGAAAQLGIFTVLLVAILMGFTPKEAAALGIIGGADGPTAIFTTIKLAPHLLGPIAIAAYSYMALVPVIIPLVVKALCSKKELCINMKEQEKKYPSTTEIKNMQVLKIIFPIVVTTVVALFVPSAVPLIGMLMFGNLVKEIGTNTFRLFDAASNSIMNAATIFLGLSVGATMTAEAFLNMTTIGIVIGGFLAFALSIAGGIFFVKLVNLFTKKKINPLIGATGLSAVPMASRVANEIALKYDPKNHVLQYCMASNISGVIGSAVAAGVLISFLG comes from the coding sequence ATGAACGAGATATTTCAAAATCTGTACGATATGACTGCGTTCAGCAACATTATTGCTGAACCGCAGTTTCTGATCATGTATGCAATCGCATTTATATTGCTTTATCTGGGTATCAAGAAACAATATGAGCCTTTGCTGCTTGTCCCCATCGCTTTCGGTGTGTTGCTAGCCAACTTTCCGGGAGGCGACATGGGTGTGATCCAGGCTGACGAGAACGGGCTGATCAATGTACACGGAGTGATGAAGAACATCTGGGAAATGCCTCTGCACGACATTGCGCATGAACTGGGTATCATGAATTTCATCTATTATATGTTGATCAAAACAGGGTTCCTTCCCCCTATTATCTTTATGGGCGTAGGAGCTTTGACCGACTTTGGCCCGATGCTCCGTAATCTTCGCCTGTCTATTTTCGGCGCAGCTGCCCAGTTGGGTATCTTCACCGTATTATTAGTGGCTATCCTGATGGGATTTACACCGAAAGAAGCTGCTGCCCTGGGTATTATCGGTGGTGCCGATGGCCCTACGGCAATCTTTACTACCATTAAGCTGGCTCCCCATCTATTGGGGCCGATCGCTATTGCTGCATACTCTTACATGGCATTGGTTCCGGTTATTATCCCCTTAGTTGTTAAAGCCCTGTGTTCTAAAAAAGAACTATGCATCAACATGAAGGAGCAGGAAAAGAAGTACCCGTCCACTACGGAAATCAAGAACATGCAGGTACTGAAAATAATCTTCCCGATTGTCGTTACAACAGTCGTGGCCTTGTTTGTGCCAAGTGCAGTTCCTTTGATCGGTATGTTGATGTTCGGTAATCTGGTAAAAGAGATCGGAACAAACACATTCCGCCTGTTCGATGCGGCCTCAAACAGTATCATGAACGCAGCTACGATATTCCTCGGTCTATCGGTAGGTGCTACCATGACTGCCGAAGCTTTCCTTAACATGACAACGATCGGTATCGTGATCGGCGGATTCCTGGCCTTTGCCTTGTCGATCGCCGGAGGTATCTTCTTTGTAAAACTGGTCAACCTGTTCACCAAGAAGAAAATCAACCCGCTTATCGGTGCAACCGGATTGAGTGCCGTTCCGATGGCTTCGCGTGTAGCCAACGAAATCGCACTGAAATACGACCCGAAGAACCATGTGCTTCAGTATTGCATGGCCAGTAACATTTCAGGTGTGATCGGCTCGGCTGTTGCAGCAGGGGTATTGATCTCGTTCTTAGGATAA
- a CDS encoding biotin/lipoyl-containing protein, which produces MKREIKFSLVFRDMWQSAGKYVPRVDQLTRVAPAIVEMGCFARVETNGGGFEQVNLLFGENPNKAVREWTKPFHEAGIQTHMLDRALNGLRMSPVPADVRQLFYKVKKAQGTDITRTFCGLNDVRNIAPSIQYAKEAGMISQCSLCITHSPIHTVEYYTKMALELIELGADEICIKDMAGIGRPYSLGQIVANIKAKHPEIPIQYHSHAGPGFNVASILEVCNAGCDYIDVGMEPLSWGTGHADLLTVQAMLKDAGYKVPEINMEAYMKVRSMIQEFMDDFLGLYISPKNRLMNSLLIGPGLPGGMMGSLMSDLEKNLESINKNNIKNNKPLMSQDQLLIKLFDEVAYVWPRVGYPPLVTPFSQYVKNLALMNVMQMEKGKARWSMIADDIWDMLLGKAGRLPGELAPEIIEKAKAEGRKFFTGNPQDNYPDALDKYRKMMNEKQWETGEDDEELFEYAMHPAQYEAYRSGKAKVEFLADVALKKKAQQEKEHPTAPAAAPALPTTPQVLTVDVDGQPYRVTVAFGETANAAPTAAPAQPAAQPAAAPAPAGAGNEVLSPLEGKFFLVKNASDAPVRIGDTVKEGDVLCYVEAMKTYNAVRSEFSGTVTSINYAAGDTVSEDDVLMTIQ; this is translated from the coding sequence ATGAAAAGAGAAATCAAATTCAGTTTGGTCTTTAGAGACATGTGGCAATCTGCCGGAAAATATGTCCCGAGAGTAGACCAACTAACCAGAGTTGCCCCCGCTATTGTTGAGATGGGCTGTTTTGCCCGCGTTGAAACCAACGGAGGGGGATTCGAGCAAGTTAATTTACTATTCGGAGAAAATCCAAATAAAGCCGTACGCGAATGGACGAAGCCATTCCATGAAGCAGGTATCCAGACACACATGCTGGATCGTGCCCTCAACGGGCTTCGTATGAGCCCGGTTCCCGCAGATGTACGCCAGTTGTTCTACAAGGTGAAAAAAGCACAGGGTACCGACATTACCCGTACGTTCTGCGGACTGAACGACGTACGCAACATCGCTCCTTCTATCCAATATGCCAAAGAAGCCGGAATGATTTCCCAGTGCTCGCTGTGCATCACCCACTCTCCGATCCATACGGTTGAATATTACACCAAGATGGCGTTGGAACTGATCGAACTCGGAGCCGACGAGATCTGTATCAAAGATATGGCAGGTATCGGCCGTCCTTATTCACTGGGACAGATCGTTGCCAATATCAAAGCCAAACATCCTGAAATTCCTATCCAGTACCATAGCCATGCAGGCCCCGGTTTCAACGTGGCTTCCATCCTGGAAGTATGTAATGCCGGCTGCGATTATATCGACGTGGGTATGGAACCGCTTTCATGGGGTACGGGACATGCCGACCTGTTGACTGTACAGGCCATGTTGAAAGATGCCGGTTACAAAGTACCGGAGATCAATATGGAGGCTTATATGAAGGTACGCAGTATGATCCAGGAATTTATGGACGATTTCTTGGGCTTGTATATCAGTCCGAAAAACCGTCTGATGAACTCTCTGTTGATCGGCCCGGGACTTCCCGGCGGTATGATGGGTAGCTTGATGTCAGACCTGGAAAAGAATCTGGAATCTATCAATAAAAACAATATCAAGAACAACAAGCCGCTGATGTCGCAAGACCAGTTACTGATCAAACTGTTCGACGAAGTGGCTTATGTATGGCCGCGCGTAGGTTATCCCCCATTGGTAACGCCGTTCAGCCAGTACGTAAAGAACCTGGCCTTGATGAACGTAATGCAGATGGAAAAAGGCAAAGCCCGTTGGAGCATGATTGCCGACGACATCTGGGATATGCTTCTCGGAAAAGCAGGACGTTTACCGGGTGAACTTGCTCCGGAGATTATCGAAAAAGCAAAAGCCGAAGGACGCAAATTCTTTACCGGCAATCCGCAAGACAACTATCCGGATGCACTCGACAAATATCGTAAGATGATGAACGAGAAGCAGTGGGAAACAGGCGAAGACGACGAAGAACTGTTCGAATACGCTATGCACCCGGCACAATACGAAGCATATCGTTCAGGAAAAGCCAAAGTTGAATTCCTGGCCGATGTAGCCCTGAAGAAAAAAGCTCAACAGGAAAAAGAGCATCCGACCGCACCGGCTGCTGCTCCCGCCCTGCCTACTACTCCACAGGTATTGACCGTAGATGTAGACGGACAGCCTTACCGTGTAACCGTTGCTTTCGGAGAGACCGCCAATGCCGCACCGACAGCAGCCCCGGCTCAGCCCGCAGCACAACCGGCAGCCGCTCCCGCACCCGCCGGAGCAGGCAACGAAGTTCTTTCACCGCTGGAAGGTAAATTCTTCCTTGTGAAAAACGCATCGGATGCACCTGTAAGAATAGGCGATACAGTAAAAGAAGGGGATGTTCTTTGCTACGTAGAAGCGATGAAAACATATAATGCCGTACGCTCGGAATTCAGCGGAACAGTTACATCCATCAATTATGCTGCCGGCGATACCGTTTCTGAAGATGACGTATTAATGACAATACAGTAA
- a CDS encoding OadG family protein codes for MENIETGLLLMVVGMTTVFAILLIVIYLGKGLITLVNKYAPEEVVVKKQTARQTATAQAGNIPGKTTAAIVAAVSMVTGGQGKVSKIEKL; via the coding sequence ATGGAAAACATAGAAACTGGACTTTTGTTAATGGTAGTCGGAATGACCACGGTTTTTGCAATTCTTTTGATCGTTATTTATCTCGGAAAAGGATTAATCACACTGGTAAACAAGTACGCACCTGAAGAAGTCGTCGTAAAGAAACAAACAGCAAGACAAACCGCTACTGCACAAGCCGGAAATATACCCGGCAAAACAACTGCCGCTATCGTAGCCGCAGTCAGCATGGTTACCGGCGGACAAGGAAAGGTATCCAAAATTGAGAAATTATAA